In Eriocheir sinensis breed Jianghai 21 chromosome 45, ASM2467909v1, whole genome shotgun sequence, the following proteins share a genomic window:
- the LOC126980845 gene encoding serine/threonine-protein kinase SBK1-like, with amino-acid sequence MLTSIDSGTSGSCDLPEESLSDHYDILNILSYGRMGKIYLAAERVMGAEVALKAVCRDMCRRRDIQREYHYASHLDHPNLEAATGRLFQTDLYFVYPMEYAHYGDLASYLSSRTIEEVPTRWVAEQVASALTYLHGFQLVHGNVMPANILIFRPNLSLVKLTDFGSTCRSGTFVRRHVFSGPYTPPELCRTEGVEGFYTGTSLDSWALGVLIINCLTGNKPWSTSDVSDPEYAAFRSWQRAKSIRVPRPFKRFTVRLLRLVRRLLEPRGWSRYPAKEVYKYLEDDWLIKSRDRSDSHDFDSSLVPLQSSLLQGRSTSMPKDPPHQKQQSEDPEKQPPERVSSPRRFFAELLRFSSPTMSTRHHRKSHAWHHSSSSSSSSSSFTWLNSSSSNSSFSTSTNYSSV; translated from the exons ATGCTGACGAGTATCGACTCGGGCACAAGTGGGAGCTGTGACCTGCCGGAGGAGTCCCTCAGCGACCACTAcgacatcctcaacatcctcagcTATGGCAGGATGGGCAAG ATCTACCTGGCTGCCGAGAGGGTGATGGGGGCGGAGGTGGCGCTGAAGGCAGTGTGTCGGGACATGTGCCGGCGGAGGGACATCCAGCGGGAGTACCACTATGCCTCTCACCTTGACCACCCTAACCTGGAGGCTGCTACCGGCAGGCTCTTCCAGACGGACCTCTACTTCGTGTACCCCATGGAGTATGCTCACTATGGGGACCTGGCCTCATACCTCAGCTCTCGGACCATTGAGGAG GTGCCAACACGATGGGTGGCGGAGCAGGTGGCCAGCGCTCTAACTTATCTCCATGGCTTCCAACTGGTTCATGGGAATGTCATGCCTGCCAACATCCTCATCTTCAGACCCAACCTTTCCCTCGTCAAGCTCACCGACTTTGGCTCAACCTGCCGCAGCGGAACCTTCGTGCGCCGTCATGTCTTCAGCGGTCCCTACACCCCCCCTGAGCTGTGCCGGACTGAGGGCGTTGAGGGTTTCTACACCGGCACCTCCCTTGACTCCTGGGCCCTCGGCGTGCTCATCATCAACTGTCTCACCGGCAACAAGCCCTGGAGCACCAGTGATGTCAGTGACCCGGAGTATGCCGCCTTCAGGAGCTGGCAGAGGGCAAAGTCTATTCGAGTGCCCAGACCATTCAAGAGGTTCACTGTCCGCCTGCTTCGTCTGGTTCGCCGCCTGCTAGAGCCTCGGGGTTGGTCACGCTACCCAGCAAAGGAAGTCTACAAATACCTCGAGGATGACTGGCTGATCAAGTCTCGTGACAGAAGCGACAGTCATGACTTTGACTCGTCACTTGTTCCTCTTCAAAGCTCCCTCCTGCAAGGAAGGAGCACAAGTATGCCCAAAGATCCTCCACACCAGAAGCAGCAGTCTGAGGACCCTGAGAAACAGCCTCCAGAGAGAGTTTCCAGTCCACGAAGGTTCTTTGCTGAGCTGCTGCGCTTCAGTTCCCCCACCATGTCCACAAGGCACCACCGCAAGTCTCATGCTTggcaccattcctcctcctcctcctcttcatcttcatccttcacTTGGCTCAATTCCTCATCATCAAATTCTTCCTTCAGTACCTCCACCAACTACTCCTCTGTGTAG